One region of Marivirga arenosa genomic DNA includes:
- a CDS encoding PAS domain-containing protein: protein MKNRDLHTSIRTIDEKLNKASQQLAETQSELKEITDKYRTLFENLGDEVHLWKVIRDENDEIETWVLDDANPAALKAWGKTKEEVVGKLANEIFGYDATSQFLPIIKQIFQNRETYKWEEYFPPTNQYLSMNTIPLGEYFISTGEDITERKLAEEALIKSEQKYRNIADNLPGVVLRYKLNSDGTDELEFVSKGIYDLYEITQEQALENNQLLWDRVHEDDRQAYIDSIRESAKNLSHWSFEHRIQLADGRIKWVHLNGIPTRQKGGSIIWDSVGLDITENKNSKEQLELLNNTLEKRVEERTREILKMSEELELYRLAAEHSKSGVWYYDLIKNELKWDDIMYQLYGINKDDFNGAFDAWEKSLHPEDKQRSVDELNEAINGKKPFDTLFRIVQSKTGKISHIRAKGKTEFDQNGKAVAVYGTNWDVSREMLLSDERKRALDELREMQSQLVLSEKMASIGVLTAGVAHEINNPLNYIVGGYLAIDKHLKNGKNPDQNEITQYLEWIKKGADRATGIVKSLNLLSRNSESKNEECEINTIIEDCILVLHHKHKDHIKITKDFEQPELIVYGNNGKLHQVVLNILSNAIDSITNYGELRIQTKSLKNQIQIKVSDNGCGIAKENYKKITDPFFTTKPPGKGTGLGLSICKSIINEHNGDLSFESELNKGTIFTISFPKGKRNERKA from the coding sequence ATGAAGAACAGAGATTTACATACCAGCATTAGGACTATTGATGAGAAGCTCAATAAAGCTAGTCAGCAGCTAGCAGAAACTCAATCTGAATTAAAAGAAATAACAGATAAATACCGAACGCTTTTTGAAAATTTGGGTGATGAGGTTCATCTATGGAAGGTAATTAGGGATGAGAATGACGAAATAGAAACTTGGGTTTTGGATGATGCAAATCCAGCCGCTTTGAAGGCTTGGGGTAAAACAAAAGAAGAGGTGGTGGGTAAGCTAGCTAATGAAATATTCGGATATGATGCCACCTCTCAATTCTTGCCCATTATAAAGCAAATTTTTCAAAATCGGGAAACATACAAATGGGAAGAGTACTTTCCACCGACTAATCAATATTTGAGCATGAATACTATTCCTTTGGGTGAGTATTTTATATCAACAGGAGAAGATATCACGGAAAGAAAATTGGCTGAGGAGGCTTTAATAAAAAGTGAACAGAAATACCGTAACATAGCTGATAATTTACCTGGAGTAGTATTGAGATATAAACTAAATTCCGATGGTACAGACGAATTAGAATTTGTTAGTAAAGGGATTTATGATTTATATGAAATAACTCAAGAGCAGGCCTTAGAAAATAATCAATTGCTATGGGATAGAGTTCATGAGGATGATAGACAAGCTTACATTGACTCTATACGTGAATCCGCAAAAAATCTATCCCACTGGTCATTTGAACACAGAATTCAATTAGCAGATGGAAGAATTAAATGGGTACACTTAAATGGCATTCCTACGCGACAAAAAGGAGGTAGTATCATTTGGGATTCTGTTGGTTTGGATATAACGGAAAATAAAAATTCGAAGGAACAACTAGAGCTGCTAAATAATACTTTAGAAAAAAGAGTAGAGGAAAGAACTAGGGAAATTTTAAAAATGTCTGAAGAACTTGAGCTTTACAGGCTAGCAGCTGAGCATTCTAAGTCAGGCGTTTGGTATTATGATTTAATAAAAAATGAGCTGAAGTGGGATGATATCATGTATCAATTATATGGCATCAATAAAGATGATTTTAATGGTGCTTTTGATGCTTGGGAGAAAAGTTTACATCCAGAGGATAAGCAACGATCGGTAGATGAATTAAATGAAGCCATCAACGGTAAAAAGCCATTCGATACATTATTTCGAATTGTTCAATCAAAAACAGGTAAAATATCTCATATAAGAGCCAAAGGGAAAACCGAATTTGATCAAAATGGTAAAGCTGTAGCCGTTTATGGTACAAATTGGGATGTGAGTAGAGAAATGCTACTTTCAGATGAAAGAAAAAGGGCTTTAGATGAATTAAGAGAAATGCAATCTCAATTAGTATTGTCAGAAAAAATGGCATCTATTGGTGTTTTAACGGCAGGTGTTGCTCATGAAATTAATAATCCTCTTAACTATATAGTAGGAGGATATCTGGCCATTGATAAACATCTAAAGAATGGGAAAAACCCAGACCAAAATGAGATTACACAATATCTTGAATGGATTAAAAAAGGAGCCGATAGAGCTACTGGTATAGTTAAAAGTTTGAATTTATTAAGTAGAAATAGTGAAAGTAAAAATGAGGAATGCGAAATCAATACAATAATTGAGGATTGTATTTTAGTTTTACATCATAAGCACAAAGACCATATAAAAATCACGAAAGATTTTGAGCAGCCAGAGTTGATTGTGTATGGGAATAATGGAAAACTACATCAAGTGGTATTAAACATATTATCAAATGCGATCGATTCTATCACCAATTATGGAGAGTTACGCATTCAAACCAAATCATTAAAAAACCAAATACAGATTAAAGTTAGTGATAACGGATGTGGAATTGCTAAAGAAAATTATAAGAAAATAACAGATCCATTTTTCACAACTAAGCCTCCAGGTAAAGGAACCGGACTTGGGTTATCCATTTGTAAATCGATAATAAATGAACATAATGGCGATTTAAGTTTTGAATCAGAATTAAATAAAGGAACAATTTTTACCATTAGCTTCCCAAAAGGAAAACGGAATGAACGCAAAGCCTAA
- a CDS encoding response regulator, producing MNAKPKVLYVDDEELNLLIFEKLLEDDYEVIKAESGEEALEILEKQSDIVNIITDLNMPLMSGLEFINEAKSRFENKKYYVLTGYAINDEMQEALDSKLIIQFWTKPAEFDKIDKALKEN from the coding sequence ATGAACGCAAAGCCTAAAGTATTATACGTAGATGATGAAGAGTTGAATCTCTTGATTTTCGAAAAATTATTAGAAGATGATTATGAAGTGATTAAGGCTGAAAGTGGTGAAGAAGCACTTGAGATATTAGAGAAACAATCCGATATTGTTAATATCATTACAGATTTGAATATGCCTTTAATGTCAGGCTTAGAATTCATTAATGAGGCTAAATCTAGATTTGAAAATAAAAAGTATTATGTGCTTACAGGCTATGCCATCAATGATGAAATGCAAGAAGCTTTAGATTCTAAACTAATTATTCAATTCTGGACTAAACCTGCTGAGTTTGATAAGATAGATAAAGCGCTTAAAGAAAACTGA
- a CDS encoding thiolase C-terminal domain-containing protein, whose protein sequence is MSVNIVGAYHSQFGKLEDDTLYSLYEKAALGVLKDAKMEASEIDGVFVGNYSGGAFNHQENIAPYAVNILSELRHKPMYRTETACSSGSSAIHMAIMAIKSGMMKRVMVVGLEKMTSLDLKGITEALAMATYWPEEGNKKVTAPCMFADLAKGWIKKYQFSEEQLRAQLAKISAKAYSNATENPLAQLQKAKTADEILALPDEKNPVIYAPLRLHDCSLVSDGAAALILEDQSLRKNAGVNIKSFYSAGDYLDSFGKHKSDYFLEGAAYAVEKTLKEAKMDITDIDMAEIHDCFTITELLLYSAMGITSPGKEFEALENGTVFRDGSLPINLSGGLKAKGHPIGATGVSMHAYIYKQLMQEAYGIQLNNKASGMVVNIGGSGTSNAVSILERF, encoded by the coding sequence ATGAGTGTAAATATAGTAGGTGCCTATCATTCTCAATTTGGAAAATTAGAAGATGACACGCTCTATTCTTTGTATGAAAAAGCGGCTTTAGGGGTATTAAAAGATGCTAAAATGGAAGCCTCTGAAATTGATGGTGTTTTTGTTGGCAATTATAGTGGTGGTGCTTTTAATCATCAAGAAAATATAGCCCCATATGCTGTTAATATACTTTCTGAACTACGACACAAACCCATGTACAGAACTGAAACTGCATGTTCATCTGGTTCTTCTGCAATCCATATGGCTATTATGGCCATCAAATCAGGCATGATGAAGCGTGTGATGGTTGTGGGTTTGGAAAAAATGACTTCATTAGATTTAAAAGGGATCACTGAGGCATTAGCCATGGCTACCTATTGGCCAGAAGAAGGAAATAAGAAGGTTACAGCTCCTTGTATGTTTGCTGATTTAGCTAAAGGTTGGATAAAAAAATATCAATTTTCTGAAGAGCAATTGAGAGCTCAGCTCGCTAAAATTTCTGCAAAAGCTTATTCAAATGCCACTGAAAATCCATTAGCACAATTACAAAAAGCTAAAACTGCTGATGAAATACTGGCCCTCCCAGATGAGAAGAATCCTGTAATTTATGCCCCGTTGCGATTGCATGATTGCTCTTTGGTTTCGGATGGCGCTGCAGCACTGATATTGGAAGATCAATCCTTAAGAAAAAATGCTGGAGTTAATATCAAAAGCTTTTACAGTGCGGGTGACTACCTTGATAGTTTTGGAAAACATAAATCCGATTATTTTTTAGAGGGTGCGGCCTATGCGGTTGAAAAGACATTGAAAGAAGCTAAAATGGATATTACAGATATTGACATGGCTGAAATTCATGACTGCTTTACCATCACTGAATTACTCTTATACAGCGCTATGGGAATCACCTCACCCGGAAAAGAATTTGAAGCTTTAGAAAATGGAACGGTTTTTAGAGATGGTTCATTACCTATCAATTTATCTGGTGGTTTAAAAGCTAAAGGTCATCCAATCGGAGCCACAGGAGTTTCCATGCACGCTTATATATACAAGCAATTGATGCAGGAAGCCTATGGGATTCAGTTAAATAATAAAGCCAGTGGAATGGTTGTTAATATTGGAGGTTCTGGAACCTCCAATGCAGTATCAATTTTAGAGCGCTTTTAA
- a CDS encoding DUF2911 domain-containing protein, producing the protein MKRIIILTLAVLACFTFGINAQAQEFPELDKSPMDMAYYPSRVAFRAFAKTDEEKNAKPLIRVTYSRPKADGRAVFTELEKPGNIWRVGANESTEVMFFEDVTIDGKKVKAGRYTIYIKLGEENWEVHFSTDTDGWGHYAFKPEESTVAKITVPTEETESTVEYMSIMFEEADPGAHMIIAWDDTMARVPIGLK; encoded by the coding sequence ATGAAAAGAATTATAATTTTAACATTGGCTGTATTAGCATGCTTTACCTTTGGTATTAATGCTCAAGCACAAGAATTTCCGGAATTAGATAAAAGCCCAATGGATATGGCTTATTATCCTTCAAGAGTTGCATTTAGAGCTTTTGCTAAAACTGATGAGGAAAAAAATGCTAAACCTCTTATTAGAGTAACCTATTCAAGACCTAAAGCTGATGGTAGAGCTGTTTTTACGGAATTAGAAAAGCCGGGAAATATCTGGAGAGTTGGTGCTAATGAGTCTACTGAAGTGATGTTTTTTGAAGATGTAACGATTGATGGTAAAAAAGTAAAAGCAGGACGTTACACTATATACATCAAATTAGGAGAGGAAAACTGGGAAGTACACTTTAGTACTGATACAGACGGTTGGGGGCATTATGCTTTCAAACCAGAAGAAAGCACGGTTGCTAAAATTACGGTACCAACTGAAGAAACTGAAAGCACAGTAGAATACATGAGTATCATGTTTGAGGAGGCTGATCCAGGAGCACATATGATTATCGCTTGGGACGATACTATGGCAAGAGTGCCAATCGGTTTGAAATAA
- a CDS encoding helix-turn-helix domain-containing protein, whose amino-acid sequence MIDTSLNTSNFYFLVTVIQGIVLSGLIVFQKPYKRPNLYFGILLFLFSSTILHIVLEGSISGFNRIFPFPMEFSMAYGPLAYLHILHIKNPLRAFKAKDLLHFVPCLIFEGLFFYFFFRYLGANPDWTNSHSNTVIFITMTLALLGNLHLLIYTLLIFKESKATRFLLKDFVKVQKWLKYLIISWGILFTAIIIAITASILFVDIIRGYTQYIFIPLGIIFTAFIYGLGYMYLLKYSGALKQYMDKAAKFSFTQEELEKRQLQLIKTVKCEELYKDPKLSIAKLAGHVGWPINDLSQILNEVMDTNFNDFINHYRVLAFKESILTDEAKKYSIVGLSQKVGFSSKASFYRVFKKETGLTPSEFMENEGL is encoded by the coding sequence ATGATCGATACCTCCCTTAATACATCTAATTTCTACTTTTTAGTAACTGTAATACAAGGCATAGTATTATCAGGATTGATTGTTTTTCAAAAGCCGTATAAGAGACCCAATTTATACTTTGGAATTTTATTGTTTCTATTCTCTTCCACAATTCTTCATATCGTATTAGAGGGTTCAATCTCTGGCTTTAATCGGATTTTTCCATTCCCTATGGAATTTTCAATGGCTTACGGACCTTTAGCCTATCTGCATATATTGCATATCAAAAACCCTTTAAGAGCCTTCAAGGCTAAAGATTTACTTCATTTTGTCCCTTGTTTAATTTTTGAAGGGCTCTTTTTTTATTTCTTCTTTCGCTATTTAGGAGCTAATCCAGACTGGACGAATTCACATTCTAATACGGTTATATTCATTACTATGACTTTAGCTTTACTAGGAAATCTGCACTTATTAATTTATACCCTATTAATATTTAAAGAATCTAAGGCTACTCGCTTTTTATTAAAGGATTTTGTTAAAGTTCAAAAATGGCTAAAGTATCTTATTATATCTTGGGGAATCTTATTTACTGCCATCATTATTGCCATTACAGCTTCCATTTTATTTGTAGATATTATAAGAGGCTATACACAATATATTTTTATTCCCCTAGGTATCATCTTTACTGCTTTTATTTATGGTTTAGGCTATATGTATTTGTTGAAATATTCTGGCGCCTTAAAACAATATATGGATAAAGCAGCCAAGTTCAGTTTTACACAGGAAGAACTTGAAAAGAGGCAATTACAATTGATTAAAACTGTGAAATGTGAGGAGCTTTACAAAGATCCTAAGTTAAGCATTGCTAAACTTGCAGGGCATGTAGGCTGGCCGATTAATGATTTGTCCCAAATCTTAAATGAAGTAATGGATACCAATTTCAATGATTTTATTAATCATTACAGAGTACTAGCTTTCAAGGAAAGTATATTGACAGATGAAGCTAAAAAATATTCCATTGTAGGCTTGAGTCAAAAGGTAGGTTTTAGTTCTAAAGCCTCGTTTTATAGAGTTTTCAAAAAAGAGACAGGTTTAACCCCTTCAGAATTTATGGAAAATGAAGGTTTATGA
- a CDS encoding S41 family peptidase: MKTISIFSLLVFINLNLFSQNEKYYSNEEIKSDLDFLFKALKETHYNPNEFIKPEAFDSIYHQLKYDIKEDSLSILEIINRFQFLTSAVQNGHTAIEFPIPQYLEYAKGGGTVLPIEIAFQDQRPLIRKNWSDMNIEIGSELVGINGKKIEEILEKIYPHISAESKYFKQAKLELFSLPRYYWQIYGKVDEFSIEIKYEGQLKTHKVKAINAIEDYEMKRNPIIDGERFFKFYDYAAYLKPGNFDGELSKFKAFIDSAFLEINKANKPNIIIDFRNNAGGNDSHSDYLVSYIADEDFKWNSSFSLKSSQILKDYILENQDTSTSKFYKSVFDHENGSIYEYQFDSYKTQEIEKRYKGNVYLLVNRQSHSQSTVAAAQIQDYGWATIVGEETAEYPTLYASIFPFTLPNTGITVNISKGKIVRVNGSEKHEGVMPDIRIKDYLLDEHDEILLELLKRFKHSNK, translated from the coding sequence ATGAAAACAATTTCAATTTTCAGCTTACTGGTATTCATTAACTTAAATTTATTCAGTCAAAATGAAAAGTATTACTCAAATGAAGAGATTAAATCTGATTTAGACTTTTTATTCAAAGCCCTAAAAGAAACTCATTATAATCCAAATGAATTTATTAAACCAGAAGCCTTTGATTCAATTTATCATCAATTAAAATATGATATAAAAGAGGATTCATTAAGTATCCTAGAGATAATTAATCGCTTCCAATTCTTAACATCTGCAGTTCAAAACGGGCATACTGCAATAGAATTTCCAATACCGCAATATCTTGAATATGCCAAAGGGGGTGGAACTGTTTTGCCTATAGAAATTGCGTTTCAAGATCAAAGGCCATTAATACGGAAAAATTGGTCTGACATGAATATTGAAATAGGATCAGAATTGGTAGGTATAAATGGTAAAAAGATAGAAGAAATATTAGAAAAAATATACCCTCATATTTCTGCAGAATCTAAATACTTTAAGCAGGCTAAACTTGAGCTTTTCTCCCTGCCAAGATACTATTGGCAAATTTACGGTAAAGTTGATGAATTTAGCATTGAAATCAAGTATGAAGGCCAACTTAAAACCCACAAAGTAAAAGCAATTAATGCCATCGAGGATTACGAAATGAAGCGTAATCCAATAATAGACGGGGAAAGATTTTTTAAATTTTATGATTATGCAGCTTATTTAAAACCTGGAAACTTTGATGGAGAATTATCAAAATTCAAAGCTTTTATTGATTCTGCTTTTTTAGAAATAAACAAGGCCAATAAACCTAATATAATTATAGATTTTCGAAATAATGCAGGCGGTAATGACTCTCATTCTGATTATTTGGTTTCCTACATAGCTGATGAAGATTTTAAATGGAATTCCAGCTTTAGCTTAAAAAGCAGCCAGATACTAAAGGATTATATATTAGAGAATCAGGATACTTCTACTTCTAAATTTTATAAAAGCGTTTTTGATCATGAAAATGGTAGTATATATGAATACCAATTTGATTCTTATAAAACACAAGAAATTGAAAAACGATATAAGGGAAATGTATATCTTCTAGTGAATCGACAGTCACATTCACAATCAACAGTTGCTGCTGCTCAGATACAAGATTATGGTTGGGCCACTATTGTGGGTGAGGAGACCGCAGAATACCCTACTTTATATGCTTCAATATTTCCTTTTACATTACCTAATACTGGCATTACAGTAAATATATCAAAAGGCAAAATCGTAAGGGTGAACGGCTCCGAAAAGCACGAAGGAGTTATGCCTGATATCCGTATAAAAGATTATCTATTAGACGAGCATGATGAAATATTACTAGAGCTGCTTAAAAGATTTAAGCATTCTAATAAGTGA
- a CDS encoding GAF domain-containing protein, translated as MERIDILGYRPDRHKVFTKELLSQTDDKVLHNIVKKAAEELSSPMAMINIVLDHIQLFKSSFGLPATLEAAGGTHRDVSFCQYVVKNDQYFKVSDAKHNKEVPQQLVSEYGISSYLGVPIYIDEVVIGSLCVLDTKSREFTKNDIKVLEKLAKLVNRRLKSITEKRNQNRLEITESALLPGIRELIETLKPIQDSIYKGYANASAVSSYMNCSKYLLFNNHLFDETPRLNFEAAQEANSQNIDMLANIEMALADVTDCVNALKNLTLNTAYSHLSEIIISAQDLSRNSTKAVGGFGIPDFPSDPLIYTKNNIAVAIVTNCILAITNELINRNAKDGILIQIVEGDSNNMLIQMSSQNLDAVAYQKIHDSLTILLNSEPHVSLTADEKGICLSFNIVV; from the coding sequence ATGGAAAGAATTGATATACTAGGATACAGGCCAGATCGGCATAAAGTGTTTACGAAAGAATTATTATCTCAGACAGATGATAAAGTTCTTCACAATATTGTTAAAAAAGCAGCTGAAGAATTATCCAGCCCTATGGCTATGATTAATATCGTTTTAGATCATATCCAATTATTTAAATCTTCATTCGGATTACCTGCTACACTTGAAGCAGCGGGAGGAACCCATAGAGATGTTTCCTTTTGTCAATATGTTGTAAAGAATGATCAGTATTTCAAGGTATCTGATGCCAAGCATAATAAAGAGGTGCCTCAACAATTAGTATCCGAATACGGGATTAGTTCTTACTTGGGAGTTCCTATTTATATAGATGAAGTTGTAATTGGTTCACTTTGCGTTTTAGATACTAAAAGTCGCGAGTTTACTAAAAACGACATTAAAGTTTTAGAGAAATTAGCAAAGCTGGTTAATAGACGATTGAAATCCATTACTGAAAAGCGTAACCAAAATCGTTTAGAGATTACAGAAAGTGCTTTACTACCAGGAATAAGAGAATTAATTGAAACACTAAAACCGATTCAAGATTCAATTTATAAAGGCTATGCTAATGCCTCCGCGGTTAGCTCTTATATGAATTGCTCCAAATATCTATTATTTAATAATCATTTATTTGATGAAACACCACGTTTAAATTTTGAAGCAGCACAAGAAGCTAATAGTCAAAATATAGATATGTTGGCAAACATTGAAATGGCTCTTGCAGATGTGACAGATTGTGTGAATGCACTTAAAAATTTAACGCTTAATACAGCGTATTCCCATCTATCAGAAATCATAATAAGCGCACAAGATTTATCCAGAAATAGCACCAAAGCGGTAGGAGGATTCGGTATTCCTGATTTTCCTTCAGACCCTCTGATTTATACTAAAAACAATATTGCAGTAGCTATAGTAACCAATTGCATTTTAGCGATTACCAATGAATTGATAAATAGAAATGCTAAAGATGGTATTTTAATACAGATTGTAGAGGGAGATTCGAATAATATGCTGATACAAATGTCATCCCAAAATTTAGATGCAGTTGCCTATCAAAAAATTCATGATAGTCTGACTATTCTATTAAACAGTGAGCCACATGTTTCATTAACCGCAGATGAAAAAGGAATTTGCTTGTCTTTTAATATTGTGGTTTGA
- a CDS encoding SAM hydrolase/SAM-dependent halogenase family protein: MPLITFLSDFGWRDHYVAAVKAKILSEDANLQVVDITHNITKHDIIHAAHVLKSVYQEFPEGSVHIVAVNSLSEANEDIIAAEIKGHYFLASNNGILSLLREKDPDQIVKIDTELKGNFLAKDVLAPGAAKLLKAQNITALGSALAAEKFKKFIIPKVKATREIIQGHVVHIDDYGNLITDIMQYDYDILSKGKSVQIKFRNYSLTGVQKHYHESQGGEAFAIFNDQGVLEIGIKEGNAAELLGMEYNSMVSVKFEDY, translated from the coding sequence ATGCCTTTGATCACTTTTCTATCAGATTTCGGTTGGCGCGACCATTATGTGGCAGCGGTGAAAGCCAAAATACTGAGTGAAGATGCTAATCTTCAAGTGGTTGACATAACTCATAACATCACTAAGCATGATATCATTCACGCTGCCCATGTTTTAAAATCAGTTTATCAAGAATTCCCTGAGGGAAGTGTACATATAGTAGCTGTCAATTCACTTTCAGAAGCAAATGAAGATATTATTGCCGCTGAAATTAAAGGACATTATTTCCTAGCCAGTAATAATGGAATATTGAGCTTGTTAAGAGAAAAAGATCCCGATCAGATCGTAAAAATTGATACAGAATTAAAAGGAAATTTTCTAGCAAAAGATGTTTTGGCTCCTGGGGCTGCTAAACTCTTAAAAGCGCAAAATATTACTGCATTAGGCTCTGCCTTAGCAGCAGAAAAATTCAAAAAGTTTATCATTCCAAAAGTAAAAGCTACTCGAGAAATCATACAAGGACATGTGGTGCATATTGATGATTATGGGAATTTGATTACGGATATCATGCAGTATGATTATGACATCCTAAGTAAAGGCAAAAGTGTACAGATCAAATTCAGAAACTATTCACTGACAGGTGTTCAAAAACACTATCATGAAAGCCAGGGGGGAGAAGCTTTTGCCATATTTAATGATCAGGGAGTATTGGAGATTGGAATTAAAGAAGGCAATGCTGCTGAGCTATTAGGAATGGAGTATAATAGTATGGTAAGTGTTAAATTTGAAGACTATTAA
- a CDS encoding PhoH family protein, translating into MVEKVITLENVSLVDFLGVENRNINELSSAFPKSKIISRGNEIRIQGSTPEIIRINQIVHSLVTHYHKFGKITEESVKTYLNEEYEESKKKLDGNADETLVFGTKGYAIKAKTPNQIKLVEAVRKNDLVFAIGPAGTGKTYVSVAMAVQALKNKEVRKIIITRPAVEAGENLGFLPGDLKEKIDPYLRPIYDALDDMVPAEKLKYYQENRVIEIAPLAYMRGRTLHNAFILLDEAQNTTPMQIKMFLTRMGPHSKAIITGDMSQVDLPKKQKSGLIESTQILKDIKGIGIVNLKGEDVVRHRLVKHIIEAYDKNDAKVQKEEK; encoded by the coding sequence TTGGTAGAAAAAGTTATCACCTTGGAAAATGTATCCCTTGTGGATTTTTTAGGAGTAGAAAATCGTAATATCAACGAGTTATCCTCTGCTTTTCCTAAATCAAAAATTATCTCTAGGGGAAATGAAATAAGAATACAAGGAAGCACACCTGAAATTATTCGAATCAATCAAATTGTGCATTCTCTAGTAACTCATTATCATAAGTTTGGAAAAATTACGGAGGAAAGTGTAAAAACGTATTTAAACGAGGAATACGAAGAAAGCAAAAAGAAACTAGATGGTAATGCGGATGAAACTTTAGTATTCGGAACTAAAGGATATGCCATAAAAGCTAAAACTCCGAATCAAATCAAATTGGTAGAGGCTGTAAGAAAAAATGATTTGGTTTTCGCAATTGGGCCGGCCGGTACTGGAAAAACCTATGTATCTGTAGCAATGGCTGTGCAAGCCCTTAAAAACAAGGAAGTTCGTAAAATTATTATCACTAGACCTGCGGTTGAAGCAGGAGAAAATTTAGGTTTCCTTCCTGGAGATTTAAAAGAAAAAATTGATCCTTATTTAAGACCAATTTATGATGCATTAGATGATATGGTGCCTGCGGAAAAGCTAAAATATTATCAAGAAAACAGAGTGATAGAAATTGCTCCTTTAGCTTATATGAGAGGGCGAACACTTCATAATGCCTTTATATTATTGGATGAGGCCCAGAATACGACCCCAATGCAAATTAAAATGTTCCTAACCAGAATGGGGCCGCATTCTAAAGCGATCATTACGGGTGATATGAGCCAGGTTGACTTGCCCAAGAAGCAAAAGTCAGGATTGATAGAGTCAACTCAAATCTTAAAAGATATTAAAGGGATAGGAATAGTGAATTTAAAAGGTGAAGATGTAGTTCGCCACCGATTGGTGAAACACATAATCGAAGCCTATGATAAAAATGATGCTAAAGTTCAAAAAGAAGAAAAATGA
- a CDS encoding GNAT family N-acetyltransferase, with translation MISVRVVDNQEDLKKIFSIREKVFVEEQNVAREEEYDEFEDISTHFIAEDELGNACGTARWRFTDNGMKLERFAVLKSHRGKGVGQALVQAVIDDIRANPKSEGKKLYMHAQLPAVSLYERFGFKKVGDQFEECNIMHYQMEMMNS, from the coding sequence ATGATTTCGGTACGAGTTGTAGATAATCAGGAAGATCTTAAGAAAATATTCTCAATCAGAGAAAAAGTATTTGTTGAGGAACAAAATGTAGCTCGTGAAGAGGAATATGATGAATTCGAAGATATATCAACCCATTTTATTGCGGAAGATGAATTGGGTAACGCATGCGGTACTGCCCGTTGGAGATTCACAGATAATGGAATGAAATTAGAACGATTTGCTGTACTAAAATCCCATAGAGGAAAAGGAGTAGGGCAGGCATTGGTACAGGCCGTAATTGATGATATCCGAGCTAATCCAAAGTCAGAGGGTAAGAAGCTTTATATGCATGCTCAGCTCCCTGCTGTTAGCTTATATGAGCGATTTGGTTTCAAAAAAGTTGGAGATCAATTCGAGGAATGTAATATCATGCACTATCAGATGGAGATGATGAATAGCTGA